A window of Pan paniscus chromosome 10, NHGRI_mPanPan1-v2.0_pri, whole genome shotgun sequence contains these coding sequences:
- the LOC103786362 gene encoding uncharacterized protein LOC103786362, which translates to MHCGQGCAPMWGVVTQLPVRALGLEVRVWGLYLHLLSLGLRAFLLFFLVLLRELCVCVQEAGRAVLMAARSVALTAHVCSVYVFLQGVAWSAQLVGSWVMLHIWLYRALLETPKRVPLLPQCEQAARWLVWASMQAGKGLARVWGVATFVQLCAHTVFLSMYLCMHICFAAISSKVRVRVNALFCVSVPLKVHAPLSLGIKVGLQGQKHGRATGEAGMPQGEMLGKQEPQTSRSPKPTRRREVSRSELSPGG; encoded by the coding sequence ATGCATTGTGGGCAGGGGTGTGCACCCATGTGGGGAGTAGTGACCCAGCTGCCCGTaagggccctgggcctggaggTGCGTGTGTGGGGTCTCTACCTCCACCTGCTGTCCCTGGGGCTGCGGGCTTTCCTACTTTTCTTCCTTGTGCTTCTTcgagagctgtgtgtgtgtgtgcaggaggcaggcagggctgtGCTCATGGCGGCTCGCTCTGTGGCCCTCACGGCCCACGTCTGTAGTGTCTATGTCTTCCTTCAGGGGGTTGCCTGGTCTGCCCAGCTGGTGGGGAGCTGGGTGATGCTGCACATATGGCTCTACCGTGCCTTGCTGGAGACCCCCAAACGCGTTCCTTTACTCCCGCAGTGTGAGCAGGCGGCCAGGTGGCTGGTGTGGGCCAGCATGCAGGCTGGCAAAGGCCTGGCTCGGGTGTGGGGTGTGGCAACCTTTGTGCAGCTGTGTGCCCACACGGTCTTCCTGAGCATGTACCTGTGCATGCACATCTGCTTTGCCGCCATCAGCTCTAAGGTCCGTGTGAGAGTGAACGCACTGTTCTGTGTCTCAGTGCCCTTGAAGGTCCATGCCCCTCTGAGCCTGGGCATCAAAGTGGGGCTGCAGGGCCAGAAGCATGGGAGAGCCACGGGGGAGGCAGGTATGCCTCAGGGGGAGATGTTGGGGAAGCAGGAACCCCAGACGTCCAGGAGCCCCAAGCCCACCAGGAGAAGGGAGGTGTCACGGAGTGAGCTCAGTCCAGGTGGGTAA